The Falsibacillus pallidus genome has a segment encoding these proteins:
- a CDS encoding TetR/AcrR family transcriptional regulator, protein MTVDRKKQIIEAATKSFSLFGYKATTMDQVAKIASVGKGTIYTFFKNKEELFDEIVRTMIAEMREAAEEVIDEDRPFFENVHHALLRILEFRKEHQLSIKLFQEEKEIGTPVVLEVLAKLEKAIISFIKIKIQTAIDKGEIKPCDPEITAFIMLKLYVSFIFDWEKNHEPMGKDQISELFELYLFQGLSPR, encoded by the coding sequence TTGACTGTAGATCGAAAGAAGCAAATCATAGAGGCTGCTACAAAATCATTTTCTCTTTTTGGATATAAAGCAACCACAATGGATCAAGTTGCTAAAATTGCATCTGTCGGCAAGGGAACCATTTATACTTTTTTCAAAAATAAAGAGGAATTGTTCGACGAAATCGTCCGGACGATGATAGCTGAAATGAGAGAAGCAGCAGAAGAAGTAATTGATGAAGACAGACCATTTTTTGAAAATGTCCACCATGCATTGCTGAGGATCCTTGAATTCAGAAAGGAGCATCAATTATCCATTAAACTTTTCCAAGAGGAAAAAGAAATAGGGACGCCGGTTGTGCTTGAAGTGCTTGCTAAATTAGAAAAGGCCATCATTTCATTTATTAAAATAAAAATCCAGACAGCAATCGATAAAGGCGAAATAAAACCATGCGACCCTGAAATCACGGCATTCATCATGCTTAAATTATATGTCTCATTCATATTTGACTGGGAAAAAAATCATGAACCTATGGGTAAAGATCAAATATCTGAGCTATTTGAACTTTATTTATTTCAAGGATTATCACCTAGATGA
- a CDS encoding LysM peptidoglycan-binding domain-containing protein, which yields MKIHVVQYGENLWLISQKYGAAINQIVSLNLLPSANKLLPGEALMIPEPSKEYVVSRGDTLYSIAQKTNSAFSELQRINQISNPDALFPGEFLILPSFSYTIQSGDNLWKISQKFGVPLQSLFEMNGLNQNSMLYAGQQIKIPALERPEAEVNAYTTSTTDSERQKVQQLAQYFTYLSPFTHAVTKEGTITTLGSKNDQVLIPAAKSNQAATLLVLTNFANGKFDSDLAAAILRDPALQDKLIGNILTELRKGYSGVNFDFEYVNPEDRDNYSAFLKKVVSKLHPEGFSVSTALAPKLKADQKGLLYEAHDYKAQGQIVDFIVLMTYEWGWAGGPPLAIAPINEVRKVLDYAVTVIPANKIMMGAPLYGRDWKIPWQKGTIARTISPIDARKLAVRYNVPINYNYTYESPYFRYTDESGQQHEVWFEDARSMKAKMDTVKIYQLRGISYWELANEFPQNWTVQRNAFRVKKIL from the coding sequence ATGAAGATTCACGTGGTTCAGTATGGAGAAAACCTATGGCTCATCTCCCAAAAATATGGTGCAGCCATCAATCAAATTGTTTCGCTCAACCTTCTTCCTAGCGCCAATAAATTATTGCCGGGAGAAGCTTTGATGATCCCGGAGCCTTCCAAGGAGTATGTAGTATCCAGGGGAGATACGCTTTACAGCATTGCACAGAAAACGAATTCAGCTTTTAGTGAACTGCAGCGCATCAATCAAATCTCAAATCCGGATGCTCTCTTTCCAGGTGAATTTTTGATCCTGCCATCATTTTCGTACACCATTCAATCAGGAGATAATCTGTGGAAAATCTCACAGAAGTTCGGTGTCCCCCTTCAATCACTTTTTGAAATGAACGGACTGAATCAAAATTCGATGCTTTATGCAGGGCAGCAAATAAAAATTCCAGCCCTTGAACGGCCGGAAGCTGAAGTGAATGCGTATACCACCAGCACAACTGACTCTGAACGGCAAAAAGTCCAGCAGCTTGCACAGTATTTCACTTACTTATCCCCTTTTACACATGCGGTGACAAAAGAAGGAACCATCACTACATTGGGAAGCAAGAACGATCAAGTGCTCATCCCAGCTGCAAAATCCAATCAAGCTGCCACACTACTTGTCCTGACAAACTTTGCGAATGGAAAATTCGATTCTGATTTGGCTGCCGCCATTTTAAGGGATCCTGCCCTCCAGGATAAACTCATAGGCAATATTTTGACCGAACTCAGAAAAGGATATTCAGGCGTGAATTTTGACTTTGAGTACGTTAACCCGGAGGACAGGGACAATTATTCTGCATTCCTAAAGAAAGTTGTCTCCAAGCTTCATCCAGAGGGTTTTTCCGTCTCAACTGCTCTTGCTCCTAAATTAAAGGCCGATCAAAAGGGATTGCTTTATGAAGCGCATGATTATAAGGCTCAGGGGCAGATCGTCGACTTCATTGTCCTTATGACGTATGAATGGGGATGGGCTGGGGGACCTCCACTTGCCATTGCTCCTATCAATGAAGTAAGGAAAGTCCTTGATTATGCCGTAACGGTCATCCCAGCCAATAAAATCATGATGGGTGCACCATTATATGGACGGGATTGGAAAATCCCTTGGCAGAAAGGGACCATCGCAAGGACCATCAGCCCTATTGACGCAAGAAAGCTCGCTGTGAGATATAATGTACCCATTAACTATAACTATACGTATGAATCACCTTATTTCCGCTATACAGATGAAAGCGGCCAGCAGCATGAAGTGTGGTTTGAAGATGCAAGAAGCATGAAGGCCAAGATGGATACGGTAAAAATCTATCAATTAAGAGGCATCAGCTATTGGGAGCTTGCTAATGAATTTCCACAGAATTGGACAGTGCAGCGGAATGCTTTTAGGGTTAAAAAAATATTATAA
- the hemY gene encoding protoporphyrinogen oxidase, with amino-acid sequence MMEEKQKVAVIGGGMTGLAAAYYLQKTIKEKKLPIEVVLIEASHRLGGKIQTVYKDGFVIERGPDSFLARKQSASRLAKEVGLEDKLVSNTAGRSYVMVNEKLHPMPEGAVMGIPTKISPFITTGLFSVPGKMRAAADFVMPRSKEIGDQSLGSFFRRRLGDEVVENLIEPLLSGIYAGDIDKLSLMSTFPQFYEVEQEHRSLIMGMKKTTPAPTPNKNKKKKGMFLTFKSGLQSFVDEIEQQLDKGSVVKGVKVEGIEREEKGYHLQLSSGEELTVDSVIVTTPHHAVQSMFNSLGFFDPLKSMPATSVATIAMAFPEEAIKRDIDGTGFVVSRNSDYTITACTWTHKKWPHTTPKGKVLLRCYVGRAGDEAVVDLSDEEIEQIVLDDLKKTMDISMKPEFSIVSRWKEAMPQYTVGHKERMQNIYRNIENELPGVFVAGSSFEGLGLPDCIDQGEAAVAKTLQYLSEK; translated from the coding sequence GTGATGGAAGAGAAACAAAAGGTGGCAGTCATCGGCGGCGGAATGACAGGATTGGCAGCCGCCTATTATTTACAAAAGACCATCAAGGAGAAAAAGCTTCCAATCGAGGTTGTACTGATTGAAGCCAGCCATCGTTTAGGGGGAAAAATACAAACTGTCTATAAGGATGGATTTGTTATTGAGCGCGGACCTGATTCGTTTCTTGCCCGAAAACAGAGCGCTTCGAGATTAGCGAAAGAAGTTGGACTTGAAGATAAGCTTGTCAGCAATACGGCTGGAAGGTCCTACGTAATGGTGAACGAAAAGCTTCATCCGATGCCTGAAGGAGCAGTGATGGGGATACCCACTAAGATATCGCCATTCATCACGACTGGATTATTCTCAGTTCCCGGGAAAATGCGGGCAGCAGCTGATTTTGTGATGCCCCGCTCTAAAGAAATCGGAGATCAATCCTTAGGCAGCTTTTTTCGAAGAAGGCTTGGAGATGAGGTCGTCGAGAACCTGATTGAACCTCTTCTATCAGGTATTTATGCGGGAGATATCGACAAGCTTAGCCTGATGTCGACATTCCCGCAGTTTTATGAAGTGGAACAGGAACATCGCAGCTTGATTATGGGAATGAAGAAAACAACACCTGCCCCAACTCCCAACAAGAACAAAAAGAAAAAAGGCATGTTTTTGACTTTCAAATCCGGACTGCAATCCTTTGTGGATGAAATCGAGCAGCAGCTTGATAAAGGAAGTGTAGTAAAAGGTGTGAAAGTCGAAGGGATTGAAAGGGAAGAGAAGGGCTATCATCTTCAATTGAGCAGCGGGGAAGAATTAACTGTAGACAGTGTAATCGTCACAACTCCCCATCATGCTGTGCAATCCATGTTCAACAGCCTGGGCTTCTTTGATCCTTTAAAAAGTATGCCGGCTACCTCCGTGGCAACCATTGCAATGGCTTTCCCAGAAGAAGCCATTAAGAGAGATATCGATGGAACTGGATTTGTCGTTTCCCGAAATAGTGATTATACGATAACAGCCTGTACATGGACCCACAAGAAGTGGCCGCACACGACTCCTAAAGGGAAAGTGCTTCTTCGCTGTTATGTAGGAAGAGCAGGGGATGAGGCTGTTGTTGATCTTTCAGATGAAGAAATCGAACAGATTGTCCTTGATGATTTGAAGAAGACAATGGACATTTCCATGAAGCCCGAGTTTTCCATTGTCAGCAGATGGAAGGAAGCAATGCCTCAATATACGGTCGGACATAAAGAACGCATGCAGAATATTTATCGGAATATCGAGAATGAACTGCCTGGCGTCTTTGTCGCAGGAAGCTCTTTTGAAGGCCTTGGCTTGCCGGACTGCATCGATCAAGGTGAAGCGGCTGTGGCAAAAACTCTTCAATATCTTTCAGAAAAATAA
- the hemH gene encoding ferrochelatase: MKKKMGLLVMAYGTPYKEEDLERYYTHIRHGRTPSPELLEDLRSRYQAIGGISPLAHITQQQAEKLEAHLNEIQDEIEFKAYLGLKHIEPFVEDAVKQMKEDGLEEAVSIVLAPHFSTFSVKSYNGRAKEAAANLGCLEIQSVESWYKEPKFIEYWVEKVKEVYSQMPDEERGQACLIVSAHSLPEKILQSGDPYPDQLKETAQMIAEKAGITEYAVGWQSAGNTPEPWLGPDVQDLTRDLFHENHYKAFVYIPVGFVSDHLEVLYDNDTECKIVTDEIGASYYRPEMPNSQPAFIDALASVVLDKLKENQ; encoded by the coding sequence ATGAAGAAAAAAATGGGTTTGCTTGTCATGGCTTATGGAACACCATATAAAGAAGAAGATTTAGAGCGGTATTATACACATATCAGACATGGAAGAACACCTTCACCTGAATTGCTGGAAGATCTGCGCAGCCGATATCAGGCGATCGGGGGCATTTCTCCGTTAGCCCACATTACCCAGCAGCAGGCGGAAAAGCTTGAAGCACATCTAAATGAGATTCAGGATGAAATTGAATTTAAGGCGTACTTAGGACTAAAACATATTGAACCTTTTGTGGAAGATGCCGTGAAGCAAATGAAGGAAGATGGACTTGAAGAAGCAGTATCAATAGTCCTCGCACCGCATTTCTCCACTTTCAGCGTAAAATCATATAACGGGCGGGCAAAAGAAGCCGCTGCCAATTTAGGCTGCCTCGAAATTCAATCTGTCGAGAGCTGGTACAAGGAACCTAAATTCATAGAGTATTGGGTTGAAAAGGTAAAGGAAGTATACAGCCAAATGCCGGATGAAGAAAGAGGACAAGCATGTCTGATTGTTTCAGCACACAGCCTGCCTGAGAAAATTCTTCAGTCTGGGGACCCATATCCTGATCAATTGAAAGAAACTGCACAGATGATTGCTGAAAAAGCAGGTATTACGGAATATGCCGTAGGATGGCAAAGTGCCGGGAATACTCCCGAACCTTGGCTTGGCCCGGATGTACAGGATCTTACAAGAGATCTTTTTCATGAGAATCATTATAAAGCATTCGTGTATATCCCAGTCGGGTTTGTTTCCGATCATTTAGAAGTGCTTTATGACAATGATACTGAATGTAAAATTGTGACCGATGAAATTGGCGCTAGCTATTATCGCCCGGAAATGCCGAATAGTCAGCCGGCATTCATCGATGCGTTGGCTTCAGTTGTACTAGATAAATTAAAAGAAAACCAGTAA
- the hemE gene encoding uroporphyrinogen decarboxylase has product MSRITNDTFLRAARGEKTEKVPLWYMRQAGRSQPEYRAIKEKYSLFEITHQPELCAYVTRLPVEQYDVDAAILYKDIMSPLPAIGVKVDIKAGIGPVIDNPIRSMADVEKLGEISPEDDVPYVLDTIRLLTQEQLTVPLIGFAGAPFTIASYMIEGGPSKNYNKTKAFMYSEPKAWFALMDKLADMTVRYAKAQIKAGAKAFQIFDSWVGALNVADYRVFIKPVMERIFTELKGENVPLIMFGVGASHLAMEWHDLPIDVVGLDWRLPIEEARSKGITKTVQGNLDPAILLAAWNVIEERVKDILDQGMQEPGYIFNLGHGVFPSVNPDTLKKVASFVHEYSASKK; this is encoded by the coding sequence ATGAGCAGAATAACGAATGATACATTCCTGAGAGCGGCCAGGGGAGAAAAGACAGAAAAAGTGCCTCTATGGTATATGAGGCAAGCAGGGCGCTCACAGCCTGAATATAGAGCAATCAAAGAAAAGTACTCCCTATTTGAAATTACTCATCAGCCTGAACTATGCGCATATGTGACCAGGCTTCCCGTTGAACAGTACGATGTGGACGCAGCCATCCTTTATAAGGACATCATGTCCCCGCTTCCAGCAATCGGGGTTAAAGTCGATATCAAAGCAGGGATCGGACCAGTCATCGACAATCCTATTCGATCAATGGCTGATGTAGAAAAGCTGGGAGAAATCAGCCCCGAAGATGACGTACCATACGTATTGGATACAATCCGCCTTCTTACACAGGAGCAGCTGACTGTTCCGTTGATCGGGTTTGCAGGCGCGCCGTTCACAATTGCGAGCTATATGATTGAAGGCGGTCCATCCAAAAACTATAATAAAACAAAAGCTTTTATGTATTCCGAGCCGAAAGCATGGTTTGCTTTAATGGATAAACTTGCGGATATGACGGTAAGGTATGCCAAAGCACAAATTAAGGCAGGTGCGAAAGCATTCCAAATTTTCGACTCATGGGTCGGTGCTTTAAATGTTGCGGATTACAGAGTATTTATCAAACCAGTCATGGAAAGGATTTTCACAGAGCTGAAAGGTGAAAATGTTCCATTGATCATGTTTGGAGTCGGTGCGAGCCATTTGGCTATGGAATGGCATGATCTGCCAATCGATGTAGTGGGGCTTGATTGGAGGCTCCCTATTGAAGAGGCAAGAAGCAAAGGCATTACCAAAACGGTTCAAGGAAACTTGGATCCTGCCATCCTTTTAGCTGCTTGGAACGTGATAGAAGAAAGAGTGAAGGATATTTTGGATCAAGGGATGCAGGAGCCGGGCTATATTTTTAATCTCGGACATGGCGTCTTCCCATCCGTCAATCCGGATACACTGAAAAAAGTCGCTTCGTTTGTTCATGAATACAGCGCTTCAAAGAAGTAA
- a CDS encoding antibiotic biosynthesis monooxygenase family protein, whose protein sequence is MNFYMTSGTYDYLLKIYEKHKSEKLILAQNAEGTVLMHETAGESIFEEPRKYEVIDAHGELAQQGFVVCNNIPVTDEGRPVFEYRFKNRARQIESEPGFISIRVLRPMNSDTYVIMTQWADADAFHAWQDSKAYAKAHEKRGTSEGMDAQKDLFPRASFVTKYSAPDLSEIH, encoded by the coding sequence ATGAACTTTTACATGACAAGCGGTACATATGATTATTTATTAAAAATATATGAAAAGCACAAAAGCGAAAAATTAATTTTGGCTCAAAATGCTGAAGGTACAGTCTTGATGCATGAAACAGCCGGTGAAAGCATTTTTGAGGAGCCAAGAAAATACGAGGTCATCGACGCCCACGGGGAATTGGCCCAACAAGGATTCGTCGTCTGCAACAATATCCCTGTGACAGACGAAGGAAGACCGGTCTTTGAATATCGCTTTAAAAATAGGGCGAGACAGATTGAATCTGAGCCTGGATTTATATCGATCCGTGTTCTGAGACCAATGAATTCAGATACCTATGTCATCATGACCCAATGGGCAGATGCTGATGCATTCCATGCCTGGCAGGATTCCAAAGCCTATGCAAAAGCGCATGAAAAGCGCGGCACCAGTGAAGGAATGGACGCTCAAAAAGACTTATTCCCACGAGCATCCTTCGTGACCAAATACAGTGCGCCTGACCTTTCCGAAATCCATTAA
- a CDS encoding response regulator transcription factor: protein MDKIKVLIVDDHEMVRLGMRSYLMTEKDIHLVGEASSGKEAYRLAQEHKPDVILMDLLMEDGTGIEATKNILSIHPDCKVIILTSYYDDEQVFPALEAGAHSYLLKTAKAEEVAQAIFKSMNGEVVIEPKVATKMMNRFRQKDKKPHEELTERELDVLRCLGNGLTNQEISEKLFIGVKTVKTHVSNILSKLGVSDRTQAAIYANRNGLID, encoded by the coding sequence TTGGATAAGATTAAAGTATTGATTGTGGATGATCATGAAATGGTTCGTCTGGGGATGAGATCCTATCTGATGACCGAAAAGGACATTCATTTAGTCGGGGAGGCATCTTCCGGTAAAGAGGCATATCGGCTTGCCCAGGAACATAAACCGGATGTCATCCTGATGGATTTACTGATGGAGGATGGAACAGGCATTGAAGCGACAAAGAATATTTTATCGATACACCCTGACTGCAAAGTGATCATATTAACAAGCTACTATGATGATGAGCAGGTATTCCCTGCACTTGAAGCGGGTGCCCACAGCTATCTTCTCAAGACAGCCAAAGCGGAAGAAGTGGCACAGGCTATTTTTAAGTCCATGAACGGGGAAGTGGTCATTGAGCCGAAAGTGGCAACGAAGATGATGAATCGTTTCCGCCAAAAGGATAAAAAGCCGCATGAGGAACTGACGGAAAGGGAATTGGATGTTCTGAGATGTTTGGGAAATGGGCTGACAAACCAGGAAATCAGCGAAAAGTTGTTCATCGGTGTAAAGACAGTGAAGACCCACGTGAGCAATATCCTAAGCAAATTGGGAGTATCTGACCGGACGCAAGCAGCCATCTACGCCAACAGAAATGGATTGATAGATTGA
- a CDS encoding sensor histidine kinase, which produces MKTLNIRIWFVQSFLLMGVLGGLIFFSGLQVYILFSPEPIISLQSSIYLSLFLFLLLIILSLYFGFRGGYLFKGRLDSLLTFVTTLRSGKFSARITKSENDEIGLITDELNHLAQFIQDQVKSLQRLADEKSELANQAHHAAVIEERQRLARELHDSVSQQLFALGMLSSAAIRIIEEDSNQAKGMLEQVAQIASKAQGEMRALLLHLRPIDLKGDSLREGLIKLVRELKEKSNLEIEMRIEEIEHLSKGTEAHVFRIVQEALSNILRHAHAEKVKIVLERSKDMLHLYISDDGKGFGVHASKMTSFGLQSMRERCEELGGVFQIRSKENEGTYINIRIPVEEVLKIG; this is translated from the coding sequence ATGAAGACACTGAATATCAGAATTTGGTTCGTCCAAAGTTTTTTGTTGATGGGCGTTCTCGGAGGACTGATCTTTTTCTCCGGCCTCCAGGTTTACATATTATTTTCCCCGGAGCCGATTATCTCTTTACAAAGTTCCATTTATCTATCTTTATTTCTATTTTTGCTCCTTATCATCTTAAGCCTGTACTTCGGTTTTCGCGGCGGCTACTTGTTTAAAGGAAGGCTCGACAGTCTTTTGACATTTGTGACCACACTGAGGAGCGGGAAGTTTTCTGCGAGAATCACAAAGTCTGAGAACGATGAGATTGGATTGATTACGGATGAACTCAACCACTTGGCACAGTTCATACAAGATCAAGTAAAATCTTTGCAAAGGCTGGCAGATGAAAAGTCTGAGCTGGCCAATCAGGCCCATCATGCAGCAGTCATCGAAGAAAGGCAGCGGCTTGCCAGGGAGCTGCATGATTCTGTAAGCCAGCAGCTATTTGCACTCGGCATGCTCTCTTCAGCTGCCATCCGCATCATTGAAGAAGATTCGAATCAGGCAAAAGGGATGCTGGAACAGGTCGCTCAAATTGCCTCCAAAGCACAAGGGGAAATGAGGGCATTGCTTCTGCATCTCCGTCCAATCGACCTGAAGGGAGACTCCTTGAGGGAAGGTTTGATCAAACTTGTGAGGGAATTAAAAGAAAAGAGCAATCTTGAAATTGAAATGAGGATTGAAGAAATCGAACATCTTTCAAAAGGGACAGAAGCCCACGTTTTCAGGATCGTTCAGGAAGCGCTGTCGAACATCCTTCGCCATGCACATGCGGAAAAAGTGAAAATTGTCTTGGAAAGAAGTAAGGATATGCTGCATTTATATATAAGCGACGATGGAAAAGGATTTGGGGTCCATGCGTCAAAAATGACATCATTTGGACTTCAGTCTATGAGGGAGCGCTGCGAAGAATTAGGCGGGGTTTTTCAAATACGTTCCAAAGAAAATGAAGGAACCTATATTAATATCAGAATACCTGTAGAGGAGGTGCTGAAGATTGGATAA
- the liaF gene encoding cell wall-active antibiotics response protein LiaF — MRYKTGRQWVISFILLMIGLLLLLVNIGVISLEIKEVFVIFVPFLLVMYGLSSFIKGIMHRSTGSLFWGLYTLSYGGLLLAAHWGMISFSWGDWWKLWPILIVAIAISGLFFKKRMKVLIEGNYPFQNNGEDEDDEEEEENTGITLKKDKKERKINSYIIGDVKFKDPNWAVEPMTLTNVIGDYYFDFSKAYIPEKRTPIKIKGWIGDIKMLVPEDLPVRITIEVKIGDIKIFNGTSEELLRSNMYYESPGYEDAVKKLDLTIKLGIGDIRIDRV; from the coding sequence TTGAGATATAAGACAGGAAGACAATGGGTGATTTCATTCATATTGCTCATGATTGGATTATTATTATTATTGGTGAATATTGGTGTCATTTCCTTGGAAATAAAAGAGGTTTTTGTCATATTCGTTCCTTTTTTGCTCGTAATGTACGGTTTGTCCTCTTTCATAAAAGGTATTATGCACCGTTCTACAGGCTCTCTTTTTTGGGGGTTATATACATTAAGCTATGGAGGACTTTTATTGGCTGCCCACTGGGGAATGATTTCCTTCTCTTGGGGAGATTGGTGGAAGCTGTGGCCAATCTTGATAGTTGCAATTGCCATCAGCGGTCTGTTCTTCAAGAAAAGAATGAAGGTCCTGATAGAAGGGAACTACCCTTTCCAGAATAATGGCGAGGATGAAGATGACGAAGAGGAAGAAGAGAACACTGGTATAACCCTAAAGAAAGATAAGAAAGAACGTAAAATCAATAGTTATATTATCGGGGATGTGAAGTTCAAAGACCCGAATTGGGCGGTTGAGCCTATGACTTTAACCAATGTCATCGGAGACTATTATTTTGACTTTAGCAAGGCTTATATTCCCGAGAAAAGGACGCCTATTAAAATCAAAGGCTGGATCGGGGATATCAAAATGCTTGTCCCGGAGGATTTGCCTGTCAGGATTACCATTGAGGTGAAAATAGGGGATATCAAAATATTCAATGGAACGTCTGAGGAACTGCTGCGTTCCAATATGTATTATGAGTCTCCGGGATATGAAGATGCTGTTAAAAAACTTGATTTGACGATTAAGCTTGGAATCGGCGATATCCGGATTGATAGGGTATGA
- a CDS encoding phosphatase PAP2 family protein, with amino-acid sequence MNFKKILFGLISFFAFLAVLLMVEKGSSTSFDSSAANWLHPLSFLRFFGIFGTELVIGGGSIALIIFLWWWKKDYYGIALLLVSVAGGNLLNKWLKGAVMRERPPMAHGEEGYSFTSGHAMVGIIFYLLAAYFIAGSMRKTSAKKGVFIAGGLLALLTGLSRIVTYAHYPTDVIGGYFLGFSVFMFLLALYEKLQTKSKRI; translated from the coding sequence ATGAACTTTAAGAAGATTTTGTTTGGACTCATATCTTTTTTTGCTTTTCTAGCCGTGCTGTTAATGGTAGAGAAAGGGAGCAGTACTTCATTTGATTCATCTGCTGCCAATTGGCTGCATCCATTATCGTTTCTCCGTTTCTTCGGCATCTTTGGAACGGAGCTGGTCATTGGCGGAGGCAGCATCGCCCTGATTATTTTCCTGTGGTGGTGGAAAAAAGATTATTACGGAATAGCGCTGCTATTGGTATCAGTAGCAGGTGGGAATCTCCTTAATAAATGGCTGAAGGGAGCCGTCATGAGGGAGCGCCCGCCGATGGCACACGGAGAAGAAGGCTATAGCTTCACGAGCGGCCACGCAATGGTTGGAATCATTTTTTATTTATTGGCTGCTTACTTCATAGCAGGCTCCATGAGGAAAACTTCGGCCAAAAAAGGAGTATTTATCGCAGGGGGATTACTTGCTCTTTTGACAGGGCTTAGCAGGATCGTGACATATGCTCATTATCCTACAGATGTTATCGGAGGCTATTTTCTGGGATTTTCCGTATTCATGTTCCTTCTTGCCCTTTATGAAAAACTGCAAACAAAAAGCAAACGGATATAA
- a CDS encoding M20 family metallopeptidase: MLNQLFQKLENHYSEMVDIRRYLHQHPELSFKEVNTAKYIADFYRDLGVDFREGVGGNGIVAKVKGANPGKTIALRADFDALPINEETGLPFQSLNPGVMHACGHDGHTATLLTLAKSIFELKDQLSGEYVFIHQHAEEYAPGGAIEMIKDGCLEGVDVIFGTHLWATVPFGVITTKSGPIMAAADRFEIVIQGSGGHGAQPHKTKDSVVIGSQVVASLQQIVSRRVNPIDSAVLSIGSFMADNAFNVIADTAKLIGTVRTFNEDVRDQIEEEMEKVVKGVCDMWGASYEYNFDRGYPAVVNHHEETEFLKDCARNVPEILQVEEAEPEMGGEDFAYYLQHVKGSFFFTGAKPEGIEPPYPHHHPKFDFDEKSMLIAAKTLGHAALSYQEAPSVEEQSAVKK; encoded by the coding sequence ATGCTCAATCAATTATTTCAAAAGCTTGAGAATCATTATAGTGAAATGGTGGATATTCGCCGCTACCTCCACCAGCACCCTGAGCTCTCATTCAAAGAAGTGAATACAGCAAAATACATAGCTGATTTTTATCGGGATCTCGGAGTGGATTTCCGGGAAGGTGTCGGAGGAAACGGTATCGTTGCAAAAGTCAAAGGCGCTAATCCCGGAAAAACGATTGCTCTGAGAGCGGATTTCGATGCACTTCCGATTAATGAAGAAACGGGTCTTCCATTTCAGTCCCTCAATCCTGGAGTGATGCACGCATGCGGCCATGACGGCCATACAGCCACATTACTGACCCTGGCAAAATCTATTTTTGAATTAAAGGATCAGCTTTCAGGGGAATATGTATTTATCCATCAGCACGCCGAAGAATATGCTCCCGGCGGGGCAATCGAAATGATTAAAGATGGGTGTCTCGAAGGTGTTGATGTCATATTCGGTACACATTTATGGGCTACTGTTCCATTTGGTGTCATCACGACTAAATCCGGACCGATTATGGCTGCAGCAGACCGTTTTGAAATTGTCATACAAGGATCGGGAGGACATGGGGCTCAACCGCATAAAACGAAGGATTCTGTTGTCATTGGGTCACAAGTGGTCGCAAGTCTCCAGCAAATTGTCAGCCGCAGAGTCAATCCGATTGATTCTGCCGTACTATCCATCGGTTCATTCATGGCAGATAATGCTTTCAACGTCATCGCTGATACAGCTAAACTAATCGGAACCGTCCGCACGTTCAATGAGGATGTAAGGGATCAAATCGAAGAAGAAATGGAAAAAGTGGTCAAAGGTGTCTGCGATATGTGGGGAGCTTCCTATGAATACAATTTTGACCGTGGATATCCTGCTGTTGTCAATCATCATGAAGAAACCGAATTTTTAAAGGATTGTGCCAGGAACGTCCCTGAAATCCTCCAGGTGGAGGAAGCAGAGCCTGAAATGGGTGGAGAAGATTTCGCTTACTATTTGCAGCATGTAAAGGGCAGTTTTTTCTTTACTGGAGCAAAACCAGAAGGGATCGAGCCTCCATATCCCCATCACCATCCAAAATTCGATTTTGATGAAAAATCCATGCTGATAGCTGCTAAAACTCTGGGGCACGCAGCATTATCATATCAAGAAGCACCATCAGTTGAAGAACAGTCTGCTGTGAAAAAATAA